The Chryseobacterium nakagawai genome has a segment encoding these proteins:
- a CDS encoding Lrp/AsnC family transcriptional regulator: protein MEKLGKQELELLRVLQKSSRFDITDLTEKLNMSRTSIYDKIKKLENEGYITNYVALIDPKKVGLNFTVIITVSLNSQQIEYVEEFSKKIATLDEVVEAYVTGGIFDYILKVIVQSPEAFSDFIATKLSVIPHISKIKSSFVMSNIKQSTELHF, encoded by the coding sequence ATGGAAAAATTAGGGAAACAGGAATTGGAACTATTAAGAGTTCTTCAGAAAAGTTCAAGATTCGACATTACAGATCTTACAGAGAAACTTAATATGTCCCGGACATCCATATATGACAAAATAAAAAAGCTGGAAAACGAAGGATATATCACTAATTATGTTGCATTAATTGATCCTAAGAAAGTAGGATTAAATTTTACAGTAATCATAACGGTATCTCTTAACAGCCAGCAAATAGAATATGTGGAAGAATTTTCAAAGAAAATAGCAACTCTTGATGAAGTGGTAGAAGCATATGTGACAGGAGGTATCTTTGACTACATATTAAAAGTCATTGTACAAAGTCCTGAAGCTTTCAGTGATTTTATTGCTACGAAATTATCTGTTATTCCCCATATTAGTAAAATAAAAAGCTCATTTGTGATGAGCAATATCAAGCAATCCACTGAACTTCATTTCTAA
- a CDS encoding NAD(P)H-dependent flavin oxidoreductase, translating into MGNFIDFNAAKKLHDMQASQNRISELFNIKYPIIQAGMIWHSGWKLASAVSNCGGLGLIGAGSMYPDILRENIQKCKQATNKPFGVNVPMLYPNIEEIIQIILEEGVKIVFTSAGNPKTYTETLQKEGIKVAHVVSSTKFAVKCEDAGVDAIVAEGFEAGGHNGRDETTTFCLIPNVKKHISKPLIAAGGIALGSQMKAAMILGADGVQIGSRFAATTEASAHENWKKKITELQEGDTHLTLKELAPVRMVKNKFFNELEDIYQAGRNKEALVASLGRARAKRGMFEGDMEDGELEIGQVSALIDDILPVETVFNHLLKEFDEIKMPTL; encoded by the coding sequence ATGGGCAATTTTATAGATTTCAACGCGGCAAAAAAGCTACATGATATGCAGGCCAGTCAAAATAGAATTTCAGAACTTTTTAATATCAAATATCCGATTATACAGGCAGGAATGATCTGGCATTCCGGATGGAAGCTGGCATCAGCAGTTTCCAACTGTGGAGGATTAGGATTAATTGGAGCAGGAAGTATGTATCCTGATATCCTCAGAGAAAATATCCAGAAATGTAAACAGGCTACCAATAAACCTTTTGGAGTAAATGTTCCAATGCTGTATCCCAATATCGAAGAAATTATTCAAATTATTCTTGAAGAAGGAGTGAAGATTGTTTTTACGTCAGCAGGAAATCCCAAAACTTATACAGAAACTTTACAAAAAGAAGGCATCAAAGTCGCTCACGTAGTATCTTCTACCAAATTTGCAGTAAAATGTGAAGATGCCGGAGTAGATGCAATAGTTGCTGAAGGTTTTGAAGCCGGAGGACACAACGGAAGAGATGAAACTACCACATTCTGCCTTATTCCTAACGTAAAAAAACATATCTCAAAGCCATTAATTGCAGCTGGAGGAATTGCTTTAGGCTCCCAAATGAAAGCAGCAATGATTCTCGGGGCAGACGGAGTACAGATTGGTTCCCGTTTCGCTGCTACTACAGAGGCAAGTGCTCATGAGAATTGGAAAAAAAAAATTACAGAACTTCAGGAAGGAGATACCCATCTTACGCTGAAAGAATTAGCTCCGGTAAGAATGGTTAAAAATAAATTCTTCAATGAACTGGAAGATATTTACCAGGCGGGAAGAAATAAAGAGGCATTAGTTGCTTCATTAGGAAGAGCAAGAGCAAAAAGAGGAATGTTTGAAGGTGACATGGAAGACGGTGAACTTGAAATAGGGCAGGTTTCCGCTTTGATTGATGATATTCTTCCGGTGGAAACGGTTTTCAATCATCTGTTAAAAGAATTTGATGAGATTAAAATGCCAACACTATAA